Proteins from a single region of Gossypium arboreum isolate Shixiya-1 chromosome 1, ASM2569848v2, whole genome shotgun sequence:
- the LOC108481175 gene encoding receptor kinase-like protein Xa21, translating to MIPLGTWRRFSYHELRQATDGFKDSRLLGNGSYGSVFQGILRDGTIIAVKVFKLELERAFKSFDVECDVLRNTRHRNLVKVISSCSNDLNFKALVLEFMPNGSLDKWLYSNTQYLDILQRLNIMIDVASALEYLHHGNATPVVHCDLKPNNVLLDEDMVAHLSDFGIAKLLSEEVSMIQTMTMATFGYMAPEYGVEGIVSTKGDVYSFGILLMEIITRKKPTDEMFAGERTLKSWVIESISASLNQVVDPKLLSTIGREDLKVENYALSILQVGLECCVELPNERLQMKEIVMKLKKIKEKLLRDMERVR from the exons ATGATACCTTTAGGAACGTGGAGACGGTTTTCATACCACGAGCTTCGACAAGCTACTGATGGATTCAAAGATAGTAGGTTGCTTGGTAATGGAAGTTATGGTTCAGTATTCCAAGGGATTCTCCGGGATGGGACGATCATCGCGGTAAAGGTCTTCAAGTTAGAGTTAGAACGAGCTTTTAAGAGCTTTGATGTTGAATGTGATGTTCTCCGCAACACTCGTCACAGAAATTTAGTCAAAGTAATAAGTAGTTGCTCTAATGATCTTAATTTCAAAGCGTTGGTGcttgagttcatgcctaatgggAGTCTTGATAAATGGTTGTATTCCAACACCCAATATTTGGATATCCTACAAAGGTTGAACATAATGATAGATGTTGCATCTGCATTGGAATATCTCCATCACGGTAATGCAACACCCGTGGTTCATTGTGATTTAAAACCCAACAATGTTCTATTAGATGAAGATATGGTTGCGCATTTGAGTGATTTTGGCATCGCAAAACTCTTAAGTGAAGAGGTTTCAATGATACAAACCATGACAATGGCAACATTTGGATATATGGCACCAG AATATGGAGTCGAAGGAATTGTTTCGACAAAAGGTGATGTGTATAGCTTTGGTATTCTTTTGATGGAAATCATCACAAGAAAAAAGCCCACAGATGAAATGTTTGCAGGAGAAAGAACCTTGAAGAGTTGGGTGATAGAGTCGATATCAGCTTCGCTAAATCAAGTTGTAGATCCCAAGTTGTTGAGCACCATTGGAAGGGAAGATTTAAAAGTCGAGAATTATGCCTTATCCATTTTGCAAGTTGGCTTAGAATGTTGTGTAGAGTTACCAAATGAGAGGCTTCAAATGAAAGAGATTGTTATGAAGTTAAAGAAGATCAAAGAGAAGTTATTAAGGGATATGGAACGAGTTCGATGA
- the LOC128280840 gene encoding LRR receptor-like serine/threonine-protein kinase GSO1 yields the protein MGNTFLNLALLIIFHFSMPTFSMKLTTILTDQSALLALKDHVIHDPENVLTTNWSASAPVCNWFGVSCGSKHRRVTALNLTGLGLVGTLPPHLVNLSFLSLLRITNNSFYGRLPVQLSNLHRLKYLSFGSNYFSGEIPSWLGSLTELGGMSLYHNNFKGVIPFSLGYLSKLQILVLSENRISGSIPSSIFNISSLQIIDLSDNMLSGFIPFVPRDLFLLEVIDFTSNNLSGHIPKDMFGHLPNFKELYLSFNQLSGRIPASLFKCKELQMLSLSYNQMEGSLPIEIGNLSMLQYIYIGRNHFEGIIPHEIGNLKNLKVLTITSNNIAGSIPPQVFNISTLTIISLETNQLSGHLPSNMGLFLPNMEKLYLGLNHLVGSFPMYISNASQLTLLDMSSNYFLRSIPDNLGNLRNLKILNLENNNLTSSRMSFLFSLTNCRVLEKILFGINPLISGELPRLVGNLSSSLERFSAYSCNIRGSIPSEIGNLSHLINIELGGNKLIGQIPTTIGVLEDLQSLSLENNKLEGSIPSELCHLNKLAFLFLTNNKLSGPIPACLGDLASLRKLFLDSNMFSSSIPSTLTRLNYLLILYLSSNSLSGPLPIDTGKWKVLTSLDLSNNQFSGDIPTGVTDLKDLTHFSLSNNKIMGSIPESFDELLSLEFLDLSRNNLSGEIPKSLEKLRYLKYFNVSFNRLEGEIPEGGSFGNYTIESFKGNEALCGATRLHVPNCKTRPLRNSKAKTKLNS from the exons ATGGGGAATACTTTCCTCAACTTAGCTCTTCTTATCATCTTCCATTTTTCTATGCCTACTTTCTCTATGAAATTAACCACCATACTTACAGATCAATCAGCTCTTTTAGCACTAAAAGATCATGTTATTCATGATCCTGAAAATGTCTTGACAACTAACTGGTCAGCCTCTGCCCCTGTTTGCAATTGGTTTGGTGTAAGTTGTGGATCCAAGCACCGTAGAGTCACAGCTCTAAACCTTACTGGGTTGGGACTCGTAGGCACCCTTCCACCTCACTtagtaaatttatcattcctttctcTTCTTCGTATCACAAACAATAGTTTCTATGGCAGATTACCAGTCCAGTTATCCAATTTGCATCGGCTGAAATATCTAAGCTTTGGTAGTAACTACTTCAGTGGAGAAATCCCTTCATGGTTGGGATCATTAACTGAACTTGGAGGGATGTCTCTGTACCACAACAACTTCAAAGGTGTTATTCCATTCTCTTTAGGCTATTTGTCAAAGCTACAGATCTTGGTCTTGTCTGAAAACCGGATTTCAGGTTCAATACCCTCCTCCATCTTTAATATATCTTCGTTGCAAATAATTGATCTAAGCGATAATATGCTCTCTGGTTTCATACCCTTTGTTCCACGAGATTTGTTTTTGCTAGAAGTCATCGATTTCACCTCCAATAATCTCAGTGGTCATATCCCAAAAGATATGTTTGGTCATCTTCCAAATTTCAAAGAATTGTACTTGAGTTTTAACCAGCTTTCTGGTAGAATTCCTGCCAGCCTATTCAAGTGCAAAGAGTTACAAATGTTATCTCTATCGTATAACCAAATGGAGGGGAGCCTACCAATAGAAATTGGGAATTTGAGTATGCTTCAATACATCTATATTGGTCGGAATCACTTTGAAG GTATAATACCACATGAGATTGGCAACCTAAAGAATCTAAAAGTGTTGACTATAACATCTAACAATATTGCTGGTTCTATTCCTCCACAAGTATTTAATATTTCAACTCTAACGATAATTTCTTTGGAAACAAATCAACTCTCTGGCCATCTTCCATCAAACATGGGCCTTTTCCTTCCAAACATGGAGAAATTATATCTTGGTTTGAATCACCTTGTCGGCTCGTTCCCAATGTATATTTCCAATGCCTCTCAGCTTACTCTTCTTGACATGTCTAGTAATTACTTTTTACGGTCCATTCCTGATAATCTGGGAAATCTAAGAAATTTAAAGATTCTCAACCTGGAGAATAATAATTTAACTTCCTCAAGAATgagctttctcttttccttgacAAACTGTAGAGTCTTGGAGAAGATTCTTTTCGGTATCAACCCACTTATTAGTGGTGAACTTCCAAGACTGGTAGGAAATCTCTCAAGTTCTCTTGAACGGTTCTCTGCTTATTCATGCAACATCAGAGGTAGCATCCCCAGTGAAATTGGAAACTTAAGCCACTTGATAAACATTGAGCTCGGAGGCAATAAATTGATAGGACAGATTCCTACTACAATTGGTGTATTGGAAGACTTGCAAAGTCTTTCTCTTGAAAACAATAAGTTGGAAGGATCCATCCCATCTGAGTTATGTCATCTAAACAAATTGGCTTTCTTGTTCTTGACCAATAACAAATTGTCTGGACCAATACCTGCTTGCCTAGGTGATCTTGCTTCATTAAGGAAACTATTTCTCGACTCCAATATGTTCTCCTCCTCAATACCTTCCACGTTGACAAGGCTTAACTATCTCCTCATCCTATACTTGTCTTCAAATTCTCTAAGTGGTCCACTGCCAATTGACACTGGAAAATGGAAAGTTTTGACTAGTTTGGATTTGTCGAACAATCAGTTCTCAGGTGATATCCCAACTGGAGTTACAGATCTCAAGGACCTCACTCATTTTTCCTTATCCAATAATAAAATCATGGGTTCTATTCCTGAGTCTTTTGATGAATTATTGAGTTTGGAATTCTTGGACTTGTCAAGAAATAATCTATCTGGAGAGATTCCCAAATCCTTAGAGAAACTCCGTTATCTCAAATATTTCAATGTCTCTTTTAATAGACTTGAAGGAGAAATTCCTGAAGGAGGATCATTTGGAAACTACACAATCGAATCATTTAAGGGGAATGAAGCCTTGTGTGGTGCAACTCGACTTCATGTTCCAAACTGCAAAACTAGACCTCTTAGAAATTCCAAGGCAAAAACTAAGCTGAACTCATAA